From one Brachypodium distachyon strain Bd21 chromosome 4, Brachypodium_distachyon_v3.0, whole genome shotgun sequence genomic stretch:
- the LOC100839458 gene encoding lysine-specific demethylase JMJ705 yields MSLPPVDPPEWLRTLPEAPEYRPTLAEFVDPIAYILKIERDASRYGICKIVPPLPAPSREATVQRLKASFASNAAATAPGDASPTFPTRLQQVGLSTKNRRGANRRVWESGERYTLEAFRTKARDMELPRHATPPKHATALQLEALFWGACAARPFNVEYGNDMPGSGFAEPEGTGDAAPAPRDVGDTDWNMRVAPRARGSLLRAMSRDVAGVTSPMLYVAMLYSWFAWHVEDHELHSLNYLHFGKPKTWYGVPRDAMLAFEDAVRVYGYGDDLNAIMAFQTLNQKTTVLSPAVLLSAGVPCCRLVQNPGEFVITFPGAYHSGFSHGFNCGEATNIATPLWLQVAKEAAIRRASTNCGPMVSHYQLLYELALSLRLREPKDFHTIPRSSRLRDKKKKDEADIIVKEKFVGNVIENNNLLSTLLDKTSCIIVPEIVFPRPFFSKMMVPEVTVKQSLAAGHCSISRQAVESMSVDVALDKIIGVDNVSGPQSVTEASFYACNRKLYETKYGEPDTAALGLSASEMQNGVTDKHRLHREGGLLDHGRLPCVQCGILSFACVAIIQPKEAAVQFVMSREGISSSAKVGELSKSDSISNWISGNHEMVPPQGQASGARSVNLAQVSDNCRQLYDRNTNGCTSALGLLASMYESSDSEEEKSDNESTDREKHAAANQGKDIQFLGTSDSCPNTLQPERANLHLYEEGCETRNAASLMKPIKHNSMPQTWSSKDTDIGHFARLGEPGTSYEQCSVYLDLVDDLTVSGVKASPDTCVSKAKSSIEPDVLTMLKYNKDSCRMHVFCLEHALETWTQLQDIGGANVMLLCHPEYPRAESAAKLIAEELGLKHDWKDITFEEATKDDIRRIQLALQDEDAEPASSDWAVKMGINIYYSAKQSKSPLYSKQIPYNSIIYEAFGQENPDTLTDYGEQTSGATKKRVVGWWCGKAWMSNQAHPFLARSKAMFAAKSHDKVQDEPSTLGNIMISRGPSKRISRKKRGDSMEKSGAKKKRCSANDETALHGGSLGTNTETISDQSENFNVHNKHEGDEFEEAPSTQQYQQHKLQNVDMKLSSKKQKSDKRSSNLHEVCYEDNDLDCWLNIDTGDNAAIGNLDNSPQGLDDEKAKSPGKLQGSKRKSSKGKASDDSLNGDKKLQKMNKKSISRKPNNGKINRQFREDYNEDNTLDNLLDVESGVEATLGNLDKFPKEKTADVKVEPRGKRQSGKDDKRSSNFRGEDNDVDCWHAMDSGDNATTGNLDNNQQQRLEAVKLKSGGKSQSCKRKSSKGKTNDDPPDGDKKLQVVSTKSSSRKQKVDSINRQSREGPDEDNPVDCLPKDEDEASRDNCHKVSEEQTDDVKVKSRVKTQTVKRKTSKRQAGDKAAKFSCDIEGCDMSFSTQQDLLLHKRDICPVKGCKKKFFCHKYLLQHRKVHMDERPLKCTFEDCKKTFKWPWAKTEHMRVHTGARPYKCKEPGCTQTFRFVSDFSRHKRKTGHSIDKKNKEST; encoded by the exons atgtcgcTGCCACCGGTGGACCCGCCGGAGTGGCTGCGCACACTGCCCGAGGCGCCGGAGTACCGCCCCACCCTCGCCGAGTTCGTTGACCCCATCGCCTACATCCTCAAGATCGAGCGCGACGCCTCTCGCTACGGCATCTGCAAGATCGTGCCCCCGCTCCCGGCGCCGTCCCGGGAGGCCactgtccagcgcctcaaggCCTCGTTCGCCTCCAATGCGGCGGCCACTGCCCCCGGCGACGCTTCCCCCACCTTCCCGACGCGGCTCCAGCAGGTGGGCCTCTCCACGAAGAACCGCCGCGGCGCCAACCGCCGGGTCTGGGAGAGCGGCGAGCGCTACACCCTGGAGGCCTTCCGCACCAAGGCGCGCGACATGGAGCTCCCGAGGCACGCCACGCCCCCCAAGCACGCGACGGCTCTCCAGCTCGAGGCGCTCTTCTGGGGTGCTTGCGCCGCGAGGCCGTTCAACGTCGAGTACGGCAACGACATGCCGGGGTCCGGCTTCGCCGAGCCGGAGGGCACCGGCGACGCGGCACCGGCGCCTAGGGACGTCGGGGACACGGATTGGAACATGAGGGTGGCTCCGCGAGCTCGAGGCTCGCTGCTGCGGGCGATGAGCCGGGACGTGGCGGGCGTCACGTCGCCGATGCTCTACGTGGCGATGCTCTACAGCTGGTTCGCGTGGCACGTGGAGGACCATGAGCTGCACAGCCTCAACTACCTCCACTTTGGCAAGCCCAAGACCTGGTACGGCGTGCCCAGAGACGCCATGCTCGCCTTTGAGGACGCCGTCCGCGTGTACGGCTATGGCGACGACCTTAATGCCATCA TGGCCTTTCAAACTTTAAATCAGAAGACGACTGTTTTGTCTCCCGCAGTGCTTCTTTCTGCTGGAGTTCCTTGCTGCAG ATTGGTTCAAAACCCTGGAGAATTTGTTATCACATTCCCTGGAGCTTATCATTCTGGTTTTAGCCACG GATTTAATTGTGGCGAAGCAACAAACATTGCTACGCCTCTCTGGTTGCAGGTGGCCAAAGAAGCTGCAATCCGGAGGGCTTCAACTAATTGTGGTCCAATGGTATCTCATTATCAGCTGCTTTACGAGCTAGCTCTGTCATTACGTCTAAG GGAACCTAAGGATTTCCATACTATTCCAAGAAGCTCTCGGTTAAGggataagaagaagaaggatgaaGCAGATATAATAGTCAAAGAAAAATTTGTTGGAAATGTGATTGAAAACAACAATTTGCTCAGTACCCTTCTGGATAAGACTTCTTGTATAATTGTTCCAGAGATTGTATTTCCCCGTCCATTCTTTTCTAAGATGATGGTACCAGAAGTCACTGTTAAACAAAGTTTGGCAGCTGGTCACTGTAGTATTAGCCGGCAAGCAGTGGAAAGTATGTCTGTTGATGTGGCACTAGACAAAATTATAGGGGTAGATAACGTCAGTGGGCCTCAATCAGTTACTGAAGCATCTTTCTATGCATGTAACAGAAAGCtttatgaaacaaaatatgGTGAGCCTGATACTGCTGCTTTGGGTTTATCAGCATCAGAGATGCAGAATGGAGTAACTGATAAACATAGATTACATCGAGAAGGTGGGCTCTTAGATCATGGAAGGTTACCGTGTGTTCAGTGTGGTATATTAAGCTTTGCTTGTGTAGCCATCATTCAACCTAAAGAAGCGGCAGTCCAGTTTGTCATGTCAAGAGAGGGCATCTCATCGAGTGCAAAAGTTGGAGAACTTAGCAAATCGGATTCTATCTCAAACTGGATAAGTGGAAATCATGAGATGGTTCCTCCACAAG GACAAGCTTCTGGAGCACGTAGTGTAAATTTAGCCCAAGTGTCTGATAATTGTAGACAACTGTACGACAGGAACACCAATGGATGCACCTCAGCTCTTGGGCTTCTAGCTTCTATGTATGAATCATCAGACTCTGAGGAGGAAAAATCTGATAATGAATCGACCGATAGAGAGAAACATGCGGCAGCAAACCAAGGCAAAGATATTCAGTTCTTGGGAACATCTGATAGCTGTCCTAATACACTTCAGCCTGAAAGGGCAAATTTGCACTTGTATGAAGAGGGTTGTGAAACCAGGAACGCAGCATCTTTGATGAAACCCATAAAGCATAACAGTATGCCACAAACTTGGTCTAGTAAGGACACAGATATTGGTCATTTTGCAAGGCTGGGAGAGCCAGGAACTTCGTATGAGCAGTGTTCTGTGTATCTTGATTTGGTTGATGATCTTACTGTATCAGGTGTAAAAGCCTCTCCAGATACTTGTGTAAGCAAAGCTAAATCCTCAATAGAACCAGATGTGTTGACCATGCTCAAGTACAACAAAGATTCTTGCAGAATGCATGTATTTTGTCTAGAACATGCTTTGGAGACGTGGACACAACTTCAAGACATTGGTGGTGCTAATGTTATGCTTTTGTGTCACCCAG AATACCCTAGAGCAGAGTCAGCAGCAAAACTCATAGCAGAAGAACTTGGTTTGAAGCATGATTGGAAAGATATAACTTTTGAAGAAGCGACGAAAGATGACATCAGAAGAATTCAGTTGGCTCTGCAGGATGAAGATGCTGAACCTGCAAGCAGTGACTGGGCAGTTAAAATGGGTATCAATATATATTACAGTGCAAAACAGAGCAAATCCCCACTTTACAGCAAGCAAATACCATACAATTCCATCATTTACGAGGCATTTGGCCAAGAAAACCCAGACACCTTGACAGATTACGGAGAACAAACATCAGGGGCAACTAAGAAAAGAGTGGTTGGATGGTGGTGTGGGAAAGCTTGGATGTCAAACCAAGCTCATCCATTTTTAGCTCGTAGCAAAGCGATGTTCGCTGCCAAGTCCCATGACAAAGTACAAGATGAACCATCGACTCTAGGTAATATAATGATCAGCCGTGGCCCATCAAAAAGGAtatccagaaaaaaaagaggggaCTCTATGGAAAAATCTGgagccaaaaaaaagagatgctCTGCCAATGATGAAACCGCTTTGCATGGCGGTAGCCTGGGGACAAACACTGAAACCATCAGTGATCAGTCTGAAAACTTCAATGTTCACAATAAACATGAAGGAGATGAATTTGAGGAAGCACCAAGTACTCAGCAATATCAACAACATAAATTGCAAAATGTTGACATGAAGTTAAGTTCTAAGAAGCAGAAGAGTGACAAAAGAAGCAGCAATCTTCATGAAGTATGTTATGAAGATAATGACTTGGACTGCTGGCTTAACATAGATACTGGAGACAATGCTGCAATAGGGAACTTGGATAACAGTCCACAAGGACTTGATGATGAGAAAGCAAAATCTCCAGGTAAATTGCAAGGTAGTAAGAGAAAATCCAGCAAGGGCAAGGCAAGTGATGATTCGCTGAATGGAGACAAGAAATTGCAAAAGATGAACAAGAAATCAATTTCTAGGAAGCCAAATAATGGCAAGATAAATAGACAGTTCAGAGAAGATTACAATGAAGATAACACCCTGGACAATTTGCTTGATGTAGAGAGTGGAGTTGAAGCCACCCTAGGCAACTTGGATAaatttccaaaagaaaaaactgctGATGTGAAAGTGGAACCTAGAGGCAAACGGCAAAGTGGTAAGGACGATAAAAGAAGCAGCAACTTCCGTGGTGAAGATAATGATGTGGATTGCTGGCATGCCATGGATAGTGGAGATAATGCCACGACAGGAAACTTGGATAACAATCAACAACAAAGACTTGAGGCTGTGAAACTGAAATCTGGAGGTAAATCACAAAGCTGTAAGAGAAAATCCAGCAAGGGGAAGACAAATGATGACCCGCCGGATGGAGACAAGAAATTGCAGGTGGTGAGCACAAAATCAAGTTCTAGGAAGCAAAAAGTTGATAGCATAAACAGACAGTCTCGGGAAGGTCCTGACGAAGATAACCCCGTGGACTGTTTGCCTAAAGACGAAGATGAAGCTTCACGAGACAACTGCCATAAAGTTTCAGAAGAACAGACTGATGATGTGAAAGTAAAATCTAGGGTCAAAACGCAAACCGTTAAGAGAAAAACCAGCAAACGTCAAGCAGGTGATAAAGCAGCAAAATTTTCTTGTGATATAGAAGGGTGTGACATGAGCTTCAGCACTCAGCAGGATTTGTTGTTGCACAAGCGTGATATTTGTCCAGTTAAAGGATGCAAGAAGAAGTTCTTCTGCCATAAATACTTGCTTCAGCACCGCAAGGTGCACATGGATGAAAGGCCACTGAAATGTACATTCGAGGACTGCAAGAAGACATTCAAGTGGCCGTGGGCGAAGACAGAGCACATGAGGGTCCATACAGGGGCGCGACCTTATAAATGCAAGGAACCTGGCTGCACTCAGACATTCCGATTTGTGTCAGATTTCAGCCGCCACAAGAGGAAGACTGGCCATTCCATTGATAAGAAAAATAAGGAGAGTACATAA
- the LOC100833617 gene encoding zinc finger CCCH domain-containing protein 65 isoform X1 — protein MADTDANPAPESDPIASIPPSSPPAGDAAAAIEAQFADLAVTVELPASGWEDDDGPAAVPEIATAGDEVTGDKVPAPAPTKAAVSDSGPRFPRRPAEPDCTYYIRFGTCRFGMKCKFNHPARRKKNRAKGSGSSGSSNKASSPPDDDQTPKEEYEEDLVPDIAAEVDSLGFVNKGSKSSNSGDLMKTSYEVIDVKKGQMEPKELKIDATEKGTYPKKFDETDDQKVAKEKRRDTVSEGSAQEECKYYKTFGGCKFGKSCKYLHPGGKERKAEVEEVELNFLGLPIRPGGKECQYYMRTGSCRYATNCRFHHPDPTNVASREPVLEHENGGDIPQQNVQGPSQPNVSIWPADQRTLNEHHAPFLAPAPSYSAGMIPPQGMIPPQGMYPTPEWSGYHQVPLSPYYPPGTPFHHFPGPPVNHQIYRGADVPGHQQLPSDEYPERPGQPECQHFVKSGYCKFGVKCKYHHPRSLMPRPPPPPPQAGTLSPLGLPLKPDQPVCTYYGRYGVCKYGPACLYNHPFNFGHPVPAAGPPLAGQYLTPGNYTV, from the exons ATGGCGGACACCGACGCCAACCCCGCGCCCGAATCAGACCCGATCGCCTCGATcccgccctcctcccctcccgcgggggatgccgccgcggcgatCGAGGCCCAGTTCGCCGACCTCGCTGTCACCGTCGAGCTGCCGGCTTCCGGGTGGGAAGACGACGATGGCCCTGCCGCCGTCCCCGAAATCGCTACCGCCGGCGATGAGGTCACCGGGGACAaagtgccggcgccggcgccgacgaagGCGGCCGTGTCCGATTCGGGGCCTCGCTTCCCGCGCCGTCCTGCGGAGCCCGATTGCACTTACTACATCAGGTTCGGGACTTGCCGCTTCGGGATGAAGTGCAAGTTCAACCACCCCgcgcggaggaagaagaatagG GCGAAAGGGAgtgggagcagcggcagcagtaACAAAGCTTCTTCGCCGCCGGATGATGATCAG ACTCCTAAAGAAGAATATGAAGAAGATCTTGTTCCAGATATTGCAGCTGAAGTGGATTCCTTG GGCTTTGTTAACAAGGGGAGTAAATCATCTAACTCAGGAGATCTTATGAAGACGTCATATGAG GTCATTGATGTGAAGAAGGGACAAATGGAGCCAAAGGAACTTAAG ATTGATGCGACTGAAAAAGGAACCTATCCGAAGAAGTTTGATGAGACAGATGATCAAAAG GTTGCTAAAGAGAAAAGAAGGGACACTGTTTCAGAAGGTAGTGCTCAGGAGGAATGCAAG TATTATAAAACGTTTGGAGGGTGCAAATTTGGAAAGTCTTGCAAATACCTCCACCCTGGagggaaagaaaggaaagcaGAGGTTGAAGAGGTTGAGCTGAATTTTCTAGGTCTTCCAATTCGTCCA GGAGGAAAGGAGTGTCAGTACTATATGCGCACTGGGAGCTGCAGATATGCCACTAATTGCAGGTTTCACCATCCAGATCCTACTAATGTGGCTTCAAGAGAACCAGTGTTGGAGCATGAGAATGGTGGGGATATTCCACAGCAAAATGTTCAAGGACCATCTCAGCCGAATGTTTCAATATGGCCTGCTGACCAGAGGACATTGAATGAGCACCATGCTCCTTTTCTAGCTCCAGCACCATCATACAGTGCGGGAATGATTCCACCTCAGGGAATGATTCCACCTCAAGGAATGTATCCAACTCCGGAGTGGAGTGGGTATCATCAG GTTCCATTAAGCCCATATTATCCTCCAGGGACCCCCTTTCATCATTTTCCAGGACCTCCTGTTAATCACCAGATCTACAGGGGAGCAGATGTACCTGGGCATCAGCAACTGCCTTCTGATGAATATCCAGAGAGACCAGGCCAACCCGAATGTCAACATTTTGTTAAAAGTGGGTATTGCAAATTTGGTGTGAAGTGCAAGTATCACCATCCAAGGTCACTTAtgccgcgtcctcctccaccaccaccacaagCAGGAACTCTTAGCCCTCTCGGTTTGCCACTGAAACCT GATCAGCCTGTGTGCACGTACTACGGACGTTATGGAGTCTGCAAGTATGGGCCAGCGTGCTTGTACAACCACCCCTTCAATTTTGGCCATCCTGTACCGGCGGCAGGGCCACCTCTGGCTGGCCAATACCTCACTCCAGGAAACTACACGGTCTAG
- the LOC100833617 gene encoding zinc finger CCCH domain-containing protein 65 isoform X3: MADTDANPAPESDPIASIPPSSPPAGDAAAAIEAQFADLAVTVELPASGWEDDDGPAAVPEIATAGDEVTGDKVPAPAPTKAAVSDSGPRFPRRPAEPDCTYYIRFGTCRFGMKCKFNHPARRKKNRAKGSGSSGSSNKASSPPDDDQTPKEEYEEDLVPDIAAEVDSLGFVNKGSKSSNSGDLMKTSYEGQMEPKELKIDATEKGTYPKKFDETDDQKVAKEKRRDTVSEGSAQEECKYYKTFGGCKFGKSCKYLHPGGKERKAEVEEVELNFLGLPIRPGGKECQYYMRTGSCRYATNCRFHHPDPTNVASREPVLEHENGGDIPQQNVQGPSQPNVSIWPADQRTLNEHHAPFLAPAPSYSAGMIPPQGMIPPQGMYPTPEWSGYHQVPLSPYYPPGTPFHHFPGPPVNHQIYRGADVPGHQQLPSDEYPERPGQPECQHFVKSGYCKFGVKCKYHHPRSLMPRPPPPPPQAGTLSPLGLPLKPDQPVCTYYGRYGVCKYGPACLYNHPFNFGHPVPAAGPPLAGQYLTPGNYTV; encoded by the exons ATGGCGGACACCGACGCCAACCCCGCGCCCGAATCAGACCCGATCGCCTCGATcccgccctcctcccctcccgcgggggatgccgccgcggcgatCGAGGCCCAGTTCGCCGACCTCGCTGTCACCGTCGAGCTGCCGGCTTCCGGGTGGGAAGACGACGATGGCCCTGCCGCCGTCCCCGAAATCGCTACCGCCGGCGATGAGGTCACCGGGGACAaagtgccggcgccggcgccgacgaagGCGGCCGTGTCCGATTCGGGGCCTCGCTTCCCGCGCCGTCCTGCGGAGCCCGATTGCACTTACTACATCAGGTTCGGGACTTGCCGCTTCGGGATGAAGTGCAAGTTCAACCACCCCgcgcggaggaagaagaatagG GCGAAAGGGAgtgggagcagcggcagcagtaACAAAGCTTCTTCGCCGCCGGATGATGATCAG ACTCCTAAAGAAGAATATGAAGAAGATCTTGTTCCAGATATTGCAGCTGAAGTGGATTCCTTG GGCTTTGTTAACAAGGGGAGTAAATCATCTAACTCAGGAGATCTTATGAAGACGTCATATGAG GGACAAATGGAGCCAAAGGAACTTAAG ATTGATGCGACTGAAAAAGGAACCTATCCGAAGAAGTTTGATGAGACAGATGATCAAAAG GTTGCTAAAGAGAAAAGAAGGGACACTGTTTCAGAAGGTAGTGCTCAGGAGGAATGCAAG TATTATAAAACGTTTGGAGGGTGCAAATTTGGAAAGTCTTGCAAATACCTCCACCCTGGagggaaagaaaggaaagcaGAGGTTGAAGAGGTTGAGCTGAATTTTCTAGGTCTTCCAATTCGTCCA GGAGGAAAGGAGTGTCAGTACTATATGCGCACTGGGAGCTGCAGATATGCCACTAATTGCAGGTTTCACCATCCAGATCCTACTAATGTGGCTTCAAGAGAACCAGTGTTGGAGCATGAGAATGGTGGGGATATTCCACAGCAAAATGTTCAAGGACCATCTCAGCCGAATGTTTCAATATGGCCTGCTGACCAGAGGACATTGAATGAGCACCATGCTCCTTTTCTAGCTCCAGCACCATCATACAGTGCGGGAATGATTCCACCTCAGGGAATGATTCCACCTCAAGGAATGTATCCAACTCCGGAGTGGAGTGGGTATCATCAG GTTCCATTAAGCCCATATTATCCTCCAGGGACCCCCTTTCATCATTTTCCAGGACCTCCTGTTAATCACCAGATCTACAGGGGAGCAGATGTACCTGGGCATCAGCAACTGCCTTCTGATGAATATCCAGAGAGACCAGGCCAACCCGAATGTCAACATTTTGTTAAAAGTGGGTATTGCAAATTTGGTGTGAAGTGCAAGTATCACCATCCAAGGTCACTTAtgccgcgtcctcctccaccaccaccacaagCAGGAACTCTTAGCCCTCTCGGTTTGCCACTGAAACCT GATCAGCCTGTGTGCACGTACTACGGACGTTATGGAGTCTGCAAGTATGGGCCAGCGTGCTTGTACAACCACCCCTTCAATTTTGGCCATCCTGTACCGGCGGCAGGGCCACCTCTGGCTGGCCAATACCTCACTCCAGGAAACTACACGGTCTAG
- the LOC100833617 gene encoding zinc finger CCCH domain-containing protein 65 isoform X2, producing MADTDANPAPESDPIASIPPSSPPAGDAAAAIEAQFADLAVTVELPASGWEDDDGPAAVPEIATAGDEVTGDKVPAPAPTKAAVSDSGPRFPRRPAEPDCTYYIRFGTCRFGMKCKFNHPARRKKNRAKGSGSSGSSNKASSPPDDDQTPKEEYEEDLVPDIAAEVDSLGFVNKGSKSSNSGDLMKTSYEKGQMEPKELKIDATEKGTYPKKFDETDDQKVAKEKRRDTVSEGSAQEECKYYKTFGGCKFGKSCKYLHPGGKERKAEVEEVELNFLGLPIRPGGKECQYYMRTGSCRYATNCRFHHPDPTNVASREPVLEHENGGDIPQQNVQGPSQPNVSIWPADQRTLNEHHAPFLAPAPSYSAGMIPPQGMIPPQGMYPTPEWSGYHQVPLSPYYPPGTPFHHFPGPPVNHQIYRGADVPGHQQLPSDEYPERPGQPECQHFVKSGYCKFGVKCKYHHPRSLMPRPPPPPPQAGTLSPLGLPLKPDQPVCTYYGRYGVCKYGPACLYNHPFNFGHPVPAAGPPLAGQYLTPGNYTV from the exons ATGGCGGACACCGACGCCAACCCCGCGCCCGAATCAGACCCGATCGCCTCGATcccgccctcctcccctcccgcgggggatgccgccgcggcgatCGAGGCCCAGTTCGCCGACCTCGCTGTCACCGTCGAGCTGCCGGCTTCCGGGTGGGAAGACGACGATGGCCCTGCCGCCGTCCCCGAAATCGCTACCGCCGGCGATGAGGTCACCGGGGACAaagtgccggcgccggcgccgacgaagGCGGCCGTGTCCGATTCGGGGCCTCGCTTCCCGCGCCGTCCTGCGGAGCCCGATTGCACTTACTACATCAGGTTCGGGACTTGCCGCTTCGGGATGAAGTGCAAGTTCAACCACCCCgcgcggaggaagaagaatagG GCGAAAGGGAgtgggagcagcggcagcagtaACAAAGCTTCTTCGCCGCCGGATGATGATCAG ACTCCTAAAGAAGAATATGAAGAAGATCTTGTTCCAGATATTGCAGCTGAAGTGGATTCCTTG GGCTTTGTTAACAAGGGGAGTAAATCATCTAACTCAGGAGATCTTATGAAGACGTCATATGAG AAGGGACAAATGGAGCCAAAGGAACTTAAG ATTGATGCGACTGAAAAAGGAACCTATCCGAAGAAGTTTGATGAGACAGATGATCAAAAG GTTGCTAAAGAGAAAAGAAGGGACACTGTTTCAGAAGGTAGTGCTCAGGAGGAATGCAAG TATTATAAAACGTTTGGAGGGTGCAAATTTGGAAAGTCTTGCAAATACCTCCACCCTGGagggaaagaaaggaaagcaGAGGTTGAAGAGGTTGAGCTGAATTTTCTAGGTCTTCCAATTCGTCCA GGAGGAAAGGAGTGTCAGTACTATATGCGCACTGGGAGCTGCAGATATGCCACTAATTGCAGGTTTCACCATCCAGATCCTACTAATGTGGCTTCAAGAGAACCAGTGTTGGAGCATGAGAATGGTGGGGATATTCCACAGCAAAATGTTCAAGGACCATCTCAGCCGAATGTTTCAATATGGCCTGCTGACCAGAGGACATTGAATGAGCACCATGCTCCTTTTCTAGCTCCAGCACCATCATACAGTGCGGGAATGATTCCACCTCAGGGAATGATTCCACCTCAAGGAATGTATCCAACTCCGGAGTGGAGTGGGTATCATCAG GTTCCATTAAGCCCATATTATCCTCCAGGGACCCCCTTTCATCATTTTCCAGGACCTCCTGTTAATCACCAGATCTACAGGGGAGCAGATGTACCTGGGCATCAGCAACTGCCTTCTGATGAATATCCAGAGAGACCAGGCCAACCCGAATGTCAACATTTTGTTAAAAGTGGGTATTGCAAATTTGGTGTGAAGTGCAAGTATCACCATCCAAGGTCACTTAtgccgcgtcctcctccaccaccaccacaagCAGGAACTCTTAGCCCTCTCGGTTTGCCACTGAAACCT GATCAGCCTGTGTGCACGTACTACGGACGTTATGGAGTCTGCAAGTATGGGCCAGCGTGCTTGTACAACCACCCCTTCAATTTTGGCCATCCTGTACCGGCGGCAGGGCCACCTCTGGCTGGCCAATACCTCACTCCAGGAAACTACACGGTCTAG